CCGGGTTTCTGGGCATCCTGTTCTATATCTTCGCGGTGCAACTTTCCGTGCGCCGCAACCCCGAGGCCGGCCCCGCGGGCGAGCGTACGGACTGGTCCGGCAGGCTGAAGGCGCTGCGCGGTGTCTGGGCGGTCCTGCTGCTTTTTGCGCTGGTGATCGGCGGGCTGTACGGGGCGCTGGACGTCTGGCCGATCTACCTGTCGTTTTCCCCGACCGAGGCGGCGGGAATGGGGGCGGCCGGTGCCTTCCTCATCACGCTGCTGCGCGGGCGCCTCGACTGGGCCGGGTTTACCGAAGTGCTGGGCGAAACCGCGATCACCACTGCCAGCCTGTTTTCGGTTCTGATCGGGGCATGGATCTTTTCGAACTTCGTCAACATCGCGGGGCTTCCCGAAGCGCTGCTCGCGCTGGTCAGCGAGAACGATCTGAGTCCCTGGGCTGTGATGGCGGTGATCCTGCTGATCTACATCGCGCTGGGATGTGTCTTTGAAAGCCTCTCGATGCTGCTGCTGACGGTCCCTATCTTCTTTCCGCTGGTGACGAGCATCGGATTCGATCCGATCTGGTTCGGCATCGTCGTGGTTGTCGTGACCGAGATCAGCCTGATCACGCCGCCGGTCGGGCTGAATGTCTTCGTCCTCAAGGGCGTGGTGAAGGACGTCAGCACCGCGACGATCTTCAAGGGTGTGACGCCGTTCTGGCTCATGGATATCGTCCGGCTGCTGCTGCTTCTGGCGGTTCCGGCGCTCGCGCTCTATCTGCCGGGGCGGATGTAGCACAACATAATCATGATTCTCGGTGCTCGGGAGCCACCGGAAACCTCAATTTCGCAAGGCTTCACGCGGTTCTACCCTGACGCGCACTGCGGCATATTGACTATTTCGTAGAATCTCTTGCGATGTGCCGCAACTATCGTATCCTACTGTATACCGCTGCACTCGCCATGCAGTGCAGGGGAGACGCCATGAAAACC
The Sulfitobacter sp. HNIBRBA3233 DNA segment above includes these coding regions:
- a CDS encoding TRAP transporter large permease is translated as MIAGLIGFFCVLVLVLLRMPIAFAMGLVGMVGYMMENSVRGAISMGARLIIDTAQDYGLSVVPLFILMGLFVNKGGISKELYAASNAFLGHLRGGLAIATIVACGGFAAISGSSLATAATMSKVAMPEMRRYGYSDGLATASIAAGGTLGILIPPSVILVIYGLLTETSIGKLFVAGIIPGFLGILFYIFAVQLSVRRNPEAGPAGERTDWSGRLKALRGVWAVLLLFALVIGGLYGALDVWPIYLSFSPTEAAGMGAAGAFLITLLRGRLDWAGFTEVLGETAITTASLFSVLIGAWIFSNFVNIAGLPEALLALVSENDLSPWAVMAVILLIYIALGCVFESLSMLLLTVPIFFPLVTSIGFDPIWFGIVVVVVTEISLITPPVGLNVFVLKGVVKDVSTATIFKGVTPFWLMDIVRLLLLLAVPALALYLPGRM